In Chitinivibrionia bacterium, a single window of DNA contains:
- a CDS encoding nucleotidyltransferase domain-containing protein, with amino-acid sequence MNVKDKVAKEVVLSVKNIFGKKLKKVILYGSYARGDYDAESDIDFMVLADIERESIPHYRPQVYQVSNDVGLENNIFVSMMLNNDRFFFNNLKVSNFYRNVMKDGKVLYDR; translated from the coding sequence ATGAATGTCAAAGATAAAGTTGCAAAAGAAGTTGTTTTGAGCGTTAAAAACATTTTCGGGAAAAAACTTAAAAAAGTTATTCTCTACGGCTCTTACGCCAGAGGCGACTACGACGCGGAATCCGATATTGACTTTATGGTTTTAGCGGATATTGAGCGCGAGAGCATACCGCATTATCGTCCGCAAGTTTACCAAGTATCAAACGATGTTGGACTTGAAAACAACATTTTTGTATCAATGATGTTGAATAACGACAGATTCTTTTTTAATAACTTAAAAGTGTCTAATTTTTACAGAAACGTAATGAAAGACGGAAAGGTATTGTATGACAGATGA
- a CDS encoding HEPN domain-containing protein: MTDETEDIVLKNIQNAKRSLASAHVLLNDDDFGGAVNRLYYCVFYCARALLANEDLDFKKHSGVISKFRENYIKTGKLDKRLSVIIGELFNDRIGCDYDTSFSTTAEIVEHYIEDAEYFLDKIAEYLKSIGNL, encoded by the coding sequence ATGACAGATGAAACAGAAGACATAGTCTTGAAAAATATCCAAAACGCCAAAAGAAGTTTGGCTTCGGCGCATGTTTTGTTAAACGACGACGACTTTGGCGGAGCGGTAAATCGTCTTTACTATTGTGTGTTTTACTGTGCGCGAGCACTGCTTGCAAATGAAGATTTGGATTTTAAGAAACATTCGGGAGTAATATCGAAATTCAGAGAAAATTATATAAAAACAGGAAAACTGGATAAGCGGCTTTCGGTTATTATAGGTGAGCTATTTAATGACAGAATAGGGTGCGATTATGACACAAGTTTTTCTACAACGGCGGAAATTGTCGAGCATTATATAGAAGACGCCGAATATTTTCTTGATAAAATAGCTGAGTACCTGAAAAGTATTGGTAATCTGTAA
- a CDS encoding helix-turn-helix domain-containing protein — MKMYSLSEMEDEFIGKIGTAQRNVYEEKFQLDMLSDVVQQIMKKENISKEALSIKAEVPLAQISKFERQPQNINFFNVVKILKALDIRLNVLKENKTMMCLS, encoded by the coding sequence ATGAAAATGTATTCGTTGTCGGAAATGGAAGACGAGTTTATCGGAAAAATCGGAACGGCGCAAAGAAATGTTTATGAAGAGAAATTCCAATTGGATATGCTCAGCGATGTCGTGCAACAGATAATGAAGAAAGAAAACATAAGCAAAGAAGCCCTCAGCATAAAAGCAGAAGTTCCCTTGGCGCAAATTTCAAAATTTGAGCGGCAACCGCAAAATATAAATTTCTTCAACGTTGTTAAAATATTGAAAGCGCTCGACATAAGATTAAACGTGCTTAAAGAAAACAAAACAATGATGTGTTTAAGTTGA
- a CDS encoding nucleotidyltransferase domain-containing protein: MKYGLKDEYTRDFLSVIDKFKDVDKVVLFGSRAMEKHKRASDVDIALFGKNVNAGLAGAVKYEIEEETVIPYFFDVVAYSVIKNQKLKEHINTKGITLWERTNEVKNVR, encoded by the coding sequence GTGAAATACGGACTAAAAGACGAATATACACGAGATTTTTTAAGCGTTATCGATAAATTTAAAGATGTCGATAAAGTGGTGCTTTTTGGGTCGCGAGCAATGGAAAAACATAAAAGAGCGTCTGATGTTGATATTGCGCTTTTTGGAAAAAATGTTAATGCCGGTCTTGCAGGTGCAGTAAAATACGAAATAGAAGAGGAAACAGTTATTCCTTACTTTTTTGACGTTGTAGCGTATTCGGTTATTAAAAACCAAAAACTTAAAGAGCATATAAACACAAAAGGCATTACTTTGTGGGAAAGAACAAATGAGGTGAAAAATGTCCGATAA
- a CDS encoding nucleotidyltransferase substrate binding protein has product MSDNLRWKQRFQNFENAYNVLVRMMERKKLTPNDEAVEMALIQSFEFTYELAWNTMKDYLEFEGFDNLAGSKQVIRTAFQAGLIENAEGWLNAVQKRNIASHTYDENVLSEGVVFVSKDYFPLVSKLYNDLKIKL; this is encoded by the coding sequence ATGTCCGATAACTTGCGTTGGAAGCAAAGATTTCAAAATTTTGAAAACGCTTATAATGTTTTAGTTCGTATGATGGAAAGAAAAAAGCTAACGCCTAACGACGAAGCCGTAGAAATGGCGCTTATCCAATCCTTTGAATTTACGTACGAATTAGCTTGGAATACAATGAAAGATTACCTTGAATTTGAAGGGTTTGATAATCTTGCGGGAAGTAAACAAGTAATAAGAACGGCTTTTCAAGCAGGGCTTATAGAAAATGCTGAGGGTTGGCTTAATGCCGTGCAAAAAAGAAATATAGCAAGCCACACTTACGACGAAAATGTATTGTCCGAAGGTGTTGTTTTTGTAAGCAAAGACTATTTTCCATTGGTGTCTAAGTTGTATAATGACCTAAAGATAAAATTGTAA
- a CDS encoding RluA family pseudouridine synthase, with amino-acid sequence MEKIEITANEAPQRIDRFLSKYLNGAPNSVIYRLLRKNIVRVNSKRVKENAVLQVGDIVSISLSAMQITELQREKPQIAAEELNLNIVYEDDEILVADKPVGILTHPDKSEYKNTLATQVQMYLAHICTKTFRPAPIQRLDKNTSGLVLFAKTYNALQFYNEQMRNRAIEKKYLAVVEGKVAKSGEVKGFLEKDEKKNKVFLSQNSTDTSKFVHTEYAVKDTKNNFSLLEITLHTGRSHQIRVSMEYIGHPIVGDRKYNRNLSETEKHQLLHAYKITLPCGKVIESKSERIFEFWGKT; translated from the coding sequence ATGGAAAAAATAGAAATCACCGCAAACGAAGCGCCGCAAAGAATTGACAGGTTTTTGAGCAAATATTTAAACGGTGCGCCAAATTCCGTTATCTATCGACTTTTGCGCAAAAATATTGTTAGAGTCAATTCAAAAAGAGTAAAAGAAAACGCTGTTTTGCAAGTCGGCGATATTGTTTCTATTTCGCTTTCTGCGATGCAAATTACAGAATTGCAAAGAGAAAAACCACAAATTGCCGCCGAAGAATTAAACCTAAACATTGTTTACGAAGACGACGAAATTTTAGTCGCCGACAAACCCGTCGGAATTTTAACGCATCCCGACAAATCCGAATACAAAAACACGCTTGCAACGCAGGTTCAGATGTATCTCGCTCATATTTGCACAAAAACGTTTCGTCCTGCGCCAATTCAGCGGCTCGACAAAAACACGAGCGGGCTTGTTTTGTTTGCAAAAACTTATAATGCGCTTCAATTCTACAACGAACAAATGCGAAATCGCGCAATAGAAAAAAAATATTTGGCAGTCGTTGAGGGAAAAGTAGCGAAATCGGGAGAAGTCAAAGGTTTTTTAGAAAAAGACGAGAAAAAAAACAAGGTGTTTTTATCGCAAAACTCGACCGATACTTCCAAATTTGTACATACGGAATACGCTGTAAAAGATACGAAAAACAATTTTTCCCTGCTCGAAATAACGCTACACACGGGACGTTCGCACCAAATTCGCGTATCGATGGAGTATATCGGGCATCCGATTGTCGGGGATAGAAAATATAACAGGAATTTGAGCGAAACAGAAAAGCACCAACTGCTTCACGCATACAAAATTACGCTTCCTTGCGGAAAGGTGATTGAGTCGAAGTCGGAGCGGATATTTGAGTTTTGGGGGAAAACTTAA
- the hisD gene encoding histidinol dehydrogenase yields the protein MAINIPIIKFGSKEGDKILAEIQNGRKKRDGEVEKAVREVLDNVSQNGDKALFEYCKKFDNRDLSAKNVRLQKKYISSQAGKIDNKLAKTIKEAAKRIFEYHERQKFDLEFSMETKEGVLGQKVVPLKRVGLYIPGGHTVYSSTVLMDAIPAKIAGVKEIVAITPCRDGDLDPAIAFALDLLDIDEVYQIGGSQAIAALAFGTNSIKAVDKIVGPGNSYVAAAKKMVYGAVDIDCIAGPSDVAIWANDNANPVWVALDLLSQAEHGSGDESAHLITESADFAQKVKAALLDEIEKSPVKNTFEKLSKNAICLFICENKDQSATLINEIAPEHLEIMTENPRADLDKIENAAAVFLGDFSPVPVGDYFVGTNHVLPTGGAGRYASPLGVDSFRKKISVAEISKKGLAGAAEHISRFARAEEFIHHALTVERRVASTGSATEAVIL from the coding sequence ATGGCGATAAACATACCAATTATCAAATTCGGGAGCAAAGAAGGCGACAAAATACTTGCAGAAATCCAAAACGGGCGAAAAAAACGAGACGGCGAAGTGGAAAAAGCAGTTCGCGAAGTGCTTGATAACGTCTCGCAAAACGGCGATAAGGCGCTTTTTGAATATTGCAAAAAATTCGACAATCGGGATTTGAGCGCGAAAAATGTGCGACTACAGAAGAAATACATAAGTTCGCAGGCGGGAAAAATCGACAACAAACTCGCGAAAACCATAAAAGAAGCCGCAAAAAGAATTTTTGAATATCACGAAAGACAAAAGTTTGATTTGGAGTTTTCTATGGAGACCAAAGAGGGCGTTTTAGGGCAAAAAGTCGTGCCACTCAAGCGCGTTGGGCTTTACATTCCCGGTGGGCATACCGTGTATTCTTCAACGGTTTTGATGGATGCAATTCCCGCAAAAATCGCAGGGGTAAAAGAAATTGTCGCCATAACGCCGTGCCGCGACGGAGACCTCGACCCCGCTATTGCGTTTGCTTTGGATTTGCTCGACATCGACGAAGTTTATCAGATTGGCGGCAGTCAGGCGATTGCGGCGTTGGCGTTCGGAACAAATTCGATAAAAGCGGTCGATAAAATTGTCGGACCGGGAAACAGCTACGTTGCGGCGGCAAAAAAAATGGTTTACGGCGCAGTCGATATTGATTGCATTGCAGGACCGAGCGACGTCGCAATTTGGGCGAACGATAACGCAAATCCCGTTTGGGTTGCGCTCGATTTGCTTTCGCAAGCAGAACACGGAAGCGGCGACGAAAGCGCGCACCTGATTACCGAAAGCGCAGATTTCGCGCAAAAAGTAAAAGCCGCCTTGCTCGACGAAATAGAAAAATCACCCGTGAAAAACACCTTTGAAAAGCTGTCGAAAAACGCGATTTGCCTATTTATCTGCGAAAACAAAGACCAATCGGCAACGCTCATAAACGAAATTGCACCAGAACACTTAGAAATAATGACCGAAAATCCAAGAGCCGATTTGGATAAAATAGAAAACGCCGCCGCCGTATTTTTGGGAGATTTTTCGCCCGTTCCCGTCGGTGATTATTTTGTCGGCACAAACCACGTTTTGCCTACAGGCGGCGCAGGAAGATACGCCTCTCCGCTCGGCGTGGACAGTTTCCGCAAGAAAATATCGGTCGCCGAAATCTCCAAAAAAGGACTTGCGGGCGCCGCCGAACACATTTCTCGTTTTGCAAGAGCGGAAGAATTTATCCATCACGCGTTAACGGTAGAGCGGAGGGTGGCTTCGACAGGCTCAGCCACCGAGGCGGTAATACTATGA
- a CDS encoding single-stranded DNA-binding protein, with product MKNSKIISFSVSSKEFEKIQKEAKKDNMSVSMYCKSEITKSKAILQFSKFYDDLIKKLRKYPTGVVFALSALMKDEWRDIPKGIKLSMGRQFFREVKGGIVKNVKIEGYLAARTMHYSKSI from the coding sequence ATGAAAAACAGTAAAATAATTTCTTTCAGCGTGTCTTCTAAGGAGTTTGAAAAAATTCAAAAAGAAGCGAAGAAAGATAATATGAGCGTTTCAATGTATTGTAAATCCGAAATTACAAAATCTAAGGCGATTTTGCAGTTTTCCAAATTTTACGACGATTTAATCAAAAAACTCAGAAAGTATCCGACGGGCGTTGTTTTCGCGCTTTCCGCCTTAATGAAAGACGAATGGCGCGATATTCCCAAAGGTATAAAATTATCGATGGGAAGGCAGTTTTTTAGGGAAGTGAAAGGCGGAATTGTTAAAAATGTTAAAATTGAAGGTTATCTTGCCGCAAGAACTATGCATTATTCTAAATCGATATAG